Proteins from a single region of Nocardioides anomalus:
- the cimA gene encoding citramalate synthase, whose product MDLHGDFHVYDTTLRDGAQQEGLNLSVADKLTIARQLDGLGVGYIEGGWPGANPKDTEFFRRAAAELDLKHARLTAFGSTRRAGVRAADDPQVAALRDSGASVVTLVAKSHDRHVDLALRTTLEENLAMVRDTVGHLRAEGQEVFLDAEHFFDGYRANRDYALEVLRTAYDAGASVVALCDTNGGMLPDWVSDVVHDVIDTTGVRVGIHAHNDSGCAVANSLAAIDAGATHVQGCINGYGERTGNADLVTVVANLELKLARSVLPPGLLGDATRIAHAVADVTNFPPASRQPYVGSSAFAHKAGLHASAIKVDPDLYQHTQPERVGNDMRLLVSDMAGRASIELKGRELGFDLSSSPSLLASVTARVKELEATGFTFEAADASFELLLEEMVTGARPTYFEVESWRVITETSPLGEAVSEATVKLRASGERHVVTGEGNGPVNALDQALRTAIGQAFPEVVKFELIDYKVRILDQGHGTDAITRVLIETSDGESSWVTVGVGHNVIEASWGALVDGLTYGLRRQGV is encoded by the coding sequence ATGGACCTGCACGGCGACTTCCACGTCTACGACACCACCCTGCGCGACGGCGCGCAGCAGGAGGGGCTCAACCTCTCGGTCGCCGACAAGCTCACCATCGCCCGGCAGCTCGACGGGCTCGGGGTGGGCTACATCGAGGGCGGCTGGCCGGGCGCGAACCCCAAGGACACCGAGTTCTTCCGGCGGGCCGCCGCCGAGCTCGACCTCAAGCACGCGCGCCTGACCGCGTTCGGCTCGACCCGCCGGGCCGGCGTACGCGCGGCCGACGACCCGCAGGTCGCCGCCCTGCGCGACAGCGGCGCCTCGGTCGTCACCCTCGTGGCCAAGTCGCACGACCGGCACGTCGACCTCGCCCTGCGCACCACGCTCGAGGAGAACCTCGCGATGGTCCGCGACACCGTCGGTCACCTGCGCGCGGAGGGGCAGGAGGTGTTCCTGGACGCCGAGCACTTCTTCGACGGCTACCGGGCGAACCGCGACTACGCGCTCGAGGTGCTGCGCACGGCGTACGACGCCGGCGCCTCGGTCGTCGCCCTCTGCGACACCAACGGCGGCATGCTCCCGGACTGGGTGTCCGACGTGGTGCACGACGTCATCGACACCACCGGCGTGCGCGTCGGCATCCACGCCCACAACGACAGCGGCTGCGCCGTCGCGAACTCGCTGGCCGCCATCGACGCCGGCGCGACGCACGTGCAGGGCTGCATCAACGGCTACGGGGAGCGCACCGGCAACGCCGACCTCGTCACCGTCGTCGCCAACCTCGAGCTCAAGCTGGCGCGCTCGGTCCTCCCGCCCGGTCTGCTCGGCGACGCCACCCGCATCGCCCACGCCGTCGCCGACGTCACGAACTTCCCGCCCGCCTCGCGCCAGCCGTACGTCGGCTCCTCGGCCTTCGCCCACAAGGCCGGCCTGCACGCCTCGGCGATCAAGGTCGATCCCGACCTCTACCAGCACACCCAGCCCGAGCGCGTCGGCAACGACATGCGGCTGCTCGTCTCCGACATGGCCGGGCGCGCCTCGATCGAGCTCAAGGGTCGCGAGCTGGGCTTCGACCTCTCCTCGTCGCCGTCGCTGCTGGCCTCGGTGACCGCTCGGGTCAAGGAGCTCGAGGCGACGGGCTTCACCTTCGAGGCCGCCGACGCCTCCTTCGAGCTGCTGCTCGAGGAGATGGTGACCGGCGCGCGCCCGACGTACTTCGAGGTCGAGTCCTGGCGCGTCATCACCGAGACCTCGCCGCTCGGCGAGGCGGTCTCCGAGGCGACGGTCAAGCTGCGCGCCTCCGGCGAGCGGCACGTGGTCACCGGCGAGGGCAACGGGCCGGTCAACGCGCTCGACCAGGCGCTGCGCACCGCCATCGGGCAGGCGTTCCCGGAGGTCGTGAAGTTCGAGCTCATCGACTACAAGGTGCGCATCCTCGACCAGGGCCACGGCACCGACGCCATCACCCGCGTGCTCATCGAGACCTCCGACGGCGAGTCCTCGTGGGTGACCGTCGGTGTCGGCCACAACGTCATCGAGGCGTCGTGGGGCGCCCTGGTCGACGGGCTGACGTACGGCCTGCGCCGTCAGGGCGTCTGA
- a CDS encoding TetR/AcrR family transcriptional regulator produces the protein MTDRTLLPLVDAPPPERRDAARNREALLRAAEELVEGSCSVENVTMDAVAAKAGVGKGTVFRRFGSREGLMAALLDHSETEWQARVISGPPPLGPGAEPMQRLEAFGRSRLELNLLTADLIRAAGRAGTRSYAAYSFVAMHVRHLMNELGTEGDVALLSTALLAPLEVPILEQQVRVEGISVERIYAAWVDLARRVTQTP, from the coding sequence ATGACCGACCGCACGCTCCTCCCCCTCGTGGACGCGCCGCCACCGGAGCGCCGCGACGCGGCGCGCAACCGCGAGGCGTTGCTGCGGGCGGCGGAGGAGCTGGTCGAGGGCAGCTGCAGCGTCGAGAACGTGACCATGGACGCGGTGGCCGCCAAGGCCGGCGTCGGCAAGGGCACGGTCTTCCGGCGCTTCGGCTCGCGCGAGGGCCTGATGGCGGCGCTGCTCGACCACAGCGAGACCGAGTGGCAGGCGCGCGTGATCTCCGGCCCGCCGCCGCTCGGCCCGGGGGCGGAGCCGATGCAGAGGCTGGAGGCGTTCGGCCGCAGCCGCCTCGAGCTCAACCTGCTCACGGCCGACCTCATCCGGGCGGCGGGGCGGGCAGGGACGCGGTCGTACGCCGCGTACTCGTTCGTCGCTATGCACGTGCGCCACCTGATGAACGAGCTCGGCACCGAGGGCGACGTCGCCCTGCTGAGCACGGCGCTGCTGGCGCCGCTGGAGGTGCCGATCCTCGAGCAGCAGGTGCGCGTCGAGGGGATCAGCGTCGAGCGGATCTACGCCGCGTGGGTCGACCTCGCGCGGCGCGTGACTCAGACGCCCTGA
- a CDS encoding amidase, translating into MGELHDLSALEQGVLVRGGEVSPRELVTHYLERAHRVDDDPGTTVGAFVTLTDELALGRAAALEESARAVDPDAPRSPLWGVPTAIKDLNLTAGVRTTFGSPVYADFVPEVSDGVVLALEAAGMVSLGKTATPEFGSPCYTEPEGRPAAVTPWDRSRMAGGSSGGAAAAVAAGLVPVAQGSDGGGSIRIPASCCGLFGLKPTRGRISGFPMYGDPVGLATAGSLARTVRDAAAMLDELAGRRAGDPFWAPPPVGTFLAACDRDPGHLRVARFVEPVIADVAVDEACLAAVVETSRLLEDLGHEVVDVEVPLPREAVAEFETCWSVLTALSPVEPEQEHLLRPLTRWLSERGRRVSGPEFGAAIGAVRRFAAEALTALAPYDAVLTPTLAAPPLAVGAIRDDDDPQGDFEAQKRFTPWTSAWNVTGMPAASLPLGWTSAGLPVGVMLAARPAEEELLLSLCAQLEAARPWRERTPPGW; encoded by the coding sequence GTGGGCGAGCTGCACGACCTGTCGGCGCTCGAGCAGGGGGTGCTCGTGCGTGGGGGTGAGGTGTCGCCGCGGGAGCTGGTGACGCACTACCTGGAGCGGGCGCACCGGGTGGACGACGACCCGGGGACGACGGTGGGGGCGTTCGTGACGCTCACCGACGAGCTGGCCCTGGGGCGGGCGGCGGCGCTGGAGGAGTCCGCGCGGGCGGTCGACCCCGACGCGCCGCGGTCGCCCTTGTGGGGCGTGCCGACGGCGATCAAGGACCTCAACCTCACGGCGGGCGTGCGGACGACGTTCGGGTCGCCGGTGTACGCGGACTTCGTGCCCGAGGTGTCCGACGGCGTGGTGCTGGCGCTCGAGGCCGCGGGGATGGTCAGCCTGGGCAAGACGGCGACGCCGGAGTTCGGGTCGCCGTGCTACACCGAGCCCGAGGGGCGGCCGGCGGCGGTGACGCCGTGGGACCGGAGCCGGATGGCCGGCGGGTCGTCCGGCGGGGCCGCGGCGGCGGTCGCGGCGGGGCTGGTCCCGGTGGCGCAGGGCTCGGACGGCGGCGGCTCCATCCGGATCCCGGCGTCGTGCTGCGGGCTGTTCGGCCTCAAGCCCACGCGTGGGCGGATCAGCGGGTTCCCGATGTACGGCGACCCGGTGGGTTTGGCGACGGCGGGCTCGCTCGCCCGGACCGTGCGCGACGCGGCGGCGATGCTGGACGAGCTCGCCGGTCGTCGGGCTGGGGATCCGTTCTGGGCACCACCTCCGGTCGGGACGTTCCTCGCGGCGTGCGACCGCGATCCCGGCCATCTTCGCGTCGCCCGCTTCGTCGAGCCCGTCATCGCCGACGTGGCTGTGGACGAGGCTTGCCTGGCGGCGGTTGTGGAGACTTCGCGGCTCCTGGAGGACCTGGGGCACGAGGTGGTGGACGTCGAGGTGCCGCTGCCGCGCGAGGCGGTGGCGGAGTTCGAGACCTGCTGGTCGGTGCTGACCGCGCTGAGCCCGGTGGAGCCCGAGCAGGAGCACCTGCTCCGTCCGTTGACCAGGTGGCTGAGCGAGCGGGGGAGGCGGGTGAGCGGCCCGGAGTTCGGCGCGGCGATCGGCGCGGTCCGCAGGTTCGCGGCCGAGGCCCTGACCGCGCTCGCGCCGTACGACGCCGTCCTCACCCCGACCCTCGCCGCACCGCCGCTGGCGGTCGGGGCGATCAGGGACGACGACGACCCGCAGGGGGACTTCGAGGCGCAGAAGCGGTTCACGCCGTGGACCAGCGCGTGGAACGTCACCGGGATGCCCGCCGCGAGCCTGCCCCTGGGCTGGACCAGTGCCGGCCTGCCGGTCGGCGTCATGCTCGCCGCGCGCCCGGCCGAGGAGGAGCTCCTGCTCAGCCTGTGCGCGCAGCTCGAGGCGGCGCGACCGTGGCGCGAGCGGACCCCGCCGGGCTGGTGA
- a CDS encoding MerR family transcriptional regulator yields MAFTIGEVAARTGLTQRSLRYYEELGLLEPRRSDGGRREYDGAALDRLYRIRLQRSLGTPVAEVDADADLLTAARRHLRELDDVLADTARQRERVRTVEARLLRGEQPHPSELLDLLAGLGDGDEPFAVRRLTLLVYRDVLAAHAFLVEVFGFAPGPASEEHAEVFVGDGVVWLHHESLDYGLLSPVTSGSASHCMAVDVDDVEAHHARTSAAGAEIAYPPTTMPYGVREYAARDREGGLWSFMQPLPDEEE; encoded by the coding sequence ATGGCGTTCACCATCGGCGAGGTCGCAGCACGCACGGGCCTGACCCAGCGCTCGTTGCGCTACTACGAGGAGCTCGGGTTGCTCGAGCCGCGGCGCAGCGACGGCGGCCGCCGGGAGTACGACGGCGCGGCGCTCGACCGGCTCTACCGCATCCGCCTCCAGCGCTCCCTCGGTACGCCGGTCGCGGAGGTCGACGCCGACGCCGACCTGCTCACCGCCGCGCGCCGGCACCTGCGTGAGCTCGACGACGTGCTGGCCGACACCGCCCGCCAGCGCGAGCGGGTCCGGACCGTGGAGGCGAGGCTGCTGCGCGGCGAGCAGCCGCACCCGAGCGAGCTGCTCGACCTGCTGGCCGGGCTGGGGGACGGCGACGAGCCGTTCGCCGTGCGCCGCCTGACCCTGCTGGTCTACCGCGACGTGCTGGCCGCGCACGCGTTCCTCGTCGAGGTGTTCGGCTTCGCGCCCGGACCGGCGAGCGAGGAGCACGCCGAGGTCTTCGTCGGCGACGGCGTGGTGTGGCTGCACCACGAGTCGCTCGACTACGGCCTCCTCAGTCCGGTCACGTCCGGCAGCGCCAGCCACTGCATGGCGGTCGACGTCGACGACGTCGAGGCGCACCACGCGCGGACCAGCGCCGCGGGCGCCGAGATCGCCTACCCGCCGACGACCATGCCCTACGGCGTGCGCGAGTACGCCGCGCGCGACCGCGAGGGCGGGCTCTGGTCCTTCATGCAACCCCTGCCGGACGAGGAGGAGTGA
- a CDS encoding VOC family protein: MSELTPYLCVRDSRAAIAWYQQALGATVVHEPIVMDDGRVGHCELAVAGARWMLSDEFETAGVAAPDPTSGASVSLHLTVTDCDAVARRVQEHGVTLDRGPEDSPPAGRVAVFRDPFGHRWFLNQPAR; the protein is encoded by the coding sequence ATGAGCGAGCTGACGCCGTACCTCTGCGTGCGCGACAGCCGCGCGGCCATCGCGTGGTACCAGCAGGCGCTGGGCGCCACCGTCGTCCACGAGCCGATCGTCATGGACGACGGCCGGGTGGGGCACTGCGAGCTGGCCGTCGCCGGCGCGCGCTGGATGCTGTCGGACGAGTTCGAGACCGCGGGCGTGGCCGCGCCGGACCCCACCAGCGGCGCCAGCGTGAGCCTGCACCTCACGGTCACCGACTGCGACGCGGTGGCCCGGCGCGTGCAGGAGCACGGAGTCACGCTCGACCGGGGGCCCGAGGACAGCCCGCCGGCCGGCCGGGTCGCGGTGTTCCGCGACCCGTTCGGTCACCGGTGGTTCCTCAACCAGCCGGCAAGGTGA
- the bioD gene encoding dethiobiotin synthase yields the protein MTRYVVVTGTSTGVGKTVATAALAATTPGCVVVKPAQTGGADGDSDAREIERLTGVPTQEWTVLPEPLAPDTAARRAGVTIPTVAQYAERLRTVEAETVLVEGAGGLLVRLDAEGGTLLDLAALVRAEVVVVVAAGLGTLNHTELTVNALRDRGVAVRGLVVGSWPDEPGLAERCNREDLTRIAPLLAVLPEGAGALDREAFVAAAPGWFA from the coding sequence GTGACGCGCTACGTCGTCGTCACCGGCACCTCGACCGGCGTGGGCAAGACCGTGGCCACGGCCGCGCTGGCCGCGACCACGCCCGGGTGCGTGGTCGTGAAGCCGGCGCAGACCGGTGGCGCGGACGGCGACTCCGACGCCCGCGAGATCGAGCGGCTGACCGGCGTACCCACCCAGGAGTGGACCGTCCTCCCCGAGCCGCTCGCGCCCGACACCGCGGCGCGGCGCGCGGGGGTCACGATCCCCACCGTGGCGCAGTACGCCGAGCGCCTGCGCACCGTCGAGGCCGAGACCGTGCTCGTCGAGGGCGCCGGCGGGCTGCTGGTGCGCCTCGACGCCGAGGGCGGGACGCTGCTCGACCTGGCCGCCCTGGTCCGCGCCGAGGTCGTCGTGGTGGTCGCCGCCGGGCTCGGCACGCTCAACCACACCGAGCTGACGGTCAACGCGCTGCGCGACCGCGGCGTCGCGGTGCGCGGGCTGGTCGTCGGCTCCTGGCCGGACGAGCCGGGGCTGGCCGAGCGGTGCAACCGGGAGGACCTGACCCGGATCGCGCCACTGCTGGCCGTGCTGCCCGAGGGCGCCGGTGCGCTGGACCGCGAGGCGTTCGTGGCCGCGGCGCCGGGGTGGTTCGCCTAG
- a CDS encoding 8-amino-7-oxononanoate synthase yields MSRWADWLAAEAASREAAGLRRTLRPRPAEGATTDLAGNDYLGLSRDPAVVAAAAAAAQRWGAGAGASRLVTGTLELHAQLERELAAYAGQPAGLVFSTGYHANLAAVAALGGRDALVVSDAHVHASMVDAVRLSRAALEVVPHNDVDAVAAALDRAGDRRALVLVESVYSVLGDEAPLPALAAVVAEHDALLVVDEAHGLGVRGAGVVASLGLAGLPHVLVTATLSKALGSQGGAVLGPDAVVEHLVNRARPFIYDTGLAPPAAGAALEALRQVRARPELADTVRDRMADLAAALGVPPSAGAVLSVPMPSPRAAVAAQAAALAQGVTVGCFRPPSVPDGISRLRVTVGAGVPGADWDRAVDVLIAVVKEHG; encoded by the coding sequence GTGAGCCGCTGGGCCGACTGGCTGGCCGCCGAGGCCGCGTCCCGCGAGGCCGCGGGGCTGCGGCGCACCCTGCGGCCACGACCGGCCGAGGGCGCGACCACCGACCTGGCCGGCAACGACTACCTCGGGCTGTCCCGCGACCCCGCGGTCGTCGCGGCCGCGGCCGCGGCCGCCCAGCGCTGGGGCGCGGGCGCCGGCGCGTCCCGCCTCGTCACCGGCACCCTCGAGCTGCACGCCCAGCTCGAGCGCGAGCTCGCGGCGTACGCCGGGCAGCCGGCCGGGCTGGTGTTCTCGACCGGCTACCACGCCAACCTGGCCGCGGTCGCCGCCCTCGGGGGCCGCGACGCCCTGGTGGTCTCCGACGCCCACGTGCACGCCTCGATGGTCGACGCCGTGCGGCTCTCGCGCGCCGCGCTCGAGGTGGTCCCGCACAACGACGTCGATGCGGTGGCCGCGGCACTGGACCGCGCCGGCGACCGGCGGGCGCTGGTCCTGGTCGAGTCGGTCTACTCCGTGCTCGGCGACGAGGCGCCGCTCCCCGCGCTGGCCGCGGTGGTGGCCGAGCACGACGCGCTGCTGGTCGTCGACGAGGCGCACGGGCTCGGCGTCCGCGGCGCCGGCGTGGTGGCCTCACTCGGGCTGGCCGGGCTCCCCCACGTCCTGGTCACCGCGACGCTCTCCAAGGCGCTGGGCTCGCAGGGCGGGGCGGTCCTCGGTCCGGACGCGGTCGTCGAGCACCTCGTCAACCGGGCGCGGCCGTTCATCTACGACACCGGGCTGGCGCCGCCGGCGGCCGGGGCGGCGCTGGAGGCGCTGCGCCAGGTGCGGGCCCGGCCCGAGCTGGCCGACACGGTGCGCGACCGGATGGCCGACCTGGCCGCGGCGCTCGGCGTGCCACCCTCGGCCGGGGCGGTCCTCTCCGTCCCGATGCCCTCGCCGCGGGCCGCCGTCGCGGCCCAGGCCGCCGCGCTCGCGCAGGGCGTGACGGTGGGCTGCTTCCGACCGCCGTCGGTGCCCGACGGCATCTCGCGGCTGCGGGTCACGGTGGGCGCGGGCGTGCCCGGGGCCGACTGGGACCGCGCGGTCGACGTGCTCATCGCGGTGGTCAAGGAGCACGGGTGA
- a CDS encoding adenosylmethionine--8-amino-7-oxononanoate transaminase, translating to MPDRGVTRSSEELLAYDREHVWHPYTSMTAPTPVRLVTSASGVRLHLADGTDLVDGMSSWWAAVHGYAVPQLDAALRAQLDDMAHVMFGGLTHAPAVRLAERLVSLTPEGLEHVFLADSGSVSVEVALKMVLQHQRGVGRPERTRMLTVRGGYHGDTFGCMSVCDPVGGMHSMFADVLPQQLFAPQPPRPGGDVASWAGSFRALAAHHAGELAGIIVEPLLQGAGGMHVYDAACLRVVREVADEHGLVLVFDEIATGFGRTGTFFAAEAAGVAPDVLCVGKALTGGYLTLAAVLCTGEVARGLSASESGVLMHGPTYMGNPLACAVALASLDLLESSDWAANVARVGSGLQALHPLRDAPGVADVRTIGAVGVVQLDHPVDVARAADEAAEEGVWLRPFRDLIYTMPPYVTPDEDVARICAAITRAAAVA from the coding sequence ATGCCTGACCGGGGCGTGACCCGCTCCTCCGAGGAGCTGCTCGCCTACGACCGCGAGCACGTCTGGCACCCCTACACGTCCATGACCGCACCCACCCCGGTGCGGCTGGTCACCTCGGCCTCCGGCGTCCGGCTCCACCTCGCGGACGGCACCGACCTGGTCGACGGCATGTCGTCGTGGTGGGCCGCGGTGCACGGGTACGCCGTGCCGCAGCTCGACGCCGCCCTGCGCGCCCAGCTCGACGACATGGCCCACGTGATGTTCGGCGGGCTGACGCACGCGCCCGCCGTACGCCTGGCCGAGCGGCTGGTCTCGCTGACGCCCGAGGGGCTCGAGCACGTCTTCCTGGCCGACTCCGGCTCGGTCTCGGTGGAGGTCGCGCTCAAGATGGTGCTGCAGCACCAGCGGGGCGTGGGCCGGCCCGAGCGCACGCGGATGCTGACCGTGCGGGGCGGCTACCACGGCGACACCTTCGGCTGCATGAGCGTGTGCGACCCGGTGGGCGGGATGCACTCGATGTTCGCCGACGTGCTGCCCCAGCAGCTCTTCGCGCCGCAGCCGCCCCGACCCGGTGGCGACGTCGCGTCGTGGGCCGGGTCGTTCCGGGCGCTGGCCGCCCACCACGCCGGGGAGCTGGCGGGGATCATCGTGGAGCCGCTGCTCCAGGGCGCGGGCGGCATGCACGTCTACGACGCCGCCTGCCTGCGGGTGGTGCGAGAGGTGGCCGACGAGCACGGCCTGGTGCTGGTCTTCGACGAGATCGCCACGGGCTTCGGCCGGACGGGGACGTTCTTCGCCGCGGAGGCCGCCGGCGTGGCGCCCGACGTGCTGTGCGTGGGCAAGGCGCTGACCGGCGGCTACCTCACGCTGGCCGCGGTGCTCTGCACCGGCGAGGTCGCACGCGGCCTGTCGGCCTCGGAGTCCGGCGTGCTCATGCACGGTCCGACCTACATGGGCAACCCGTTGGCCTGCGCCGTGGCGCTGGCCTCGCTCGACCTGCTCGAGAGCTCGGACTGGGCGGCGAACGTGGCCCGCGTGGGCTCCGGCCTCCAGGCGCTGCACCCGCTCCGCGACGCGCCCGGCGTCGCCGACGTGCGCACGATCGGCGCGGTCGGGGTGGTGCAGCTCGACCACCCCGTCGATGTGGCCAGGGCGGCCGACGAGGCGGCGGAGGAGGGCGTGTGGCTGCGCCCGTTCCGCGACCTGATCTACACGATGCCGCCCTACGTGACGCCCGACGAGGACGTCGCGCGCATCTGCGCGGCCATCACCCGAGCGGCGGCGGTCGCGTGA
- the bioB gene encoding biotin synthase BioB: MTASSFDQLATSILDGKPATEDDALAVLRAHDDELMDVVAAASRLRREHFGNTVKVNYLVNLKSGLCPENCNYCSQALGSTADILKYKWLSTEEALEQAAAGLKGGATRVCMVSSGRGPTHKDVERVADMVGTIKAEHPEVEVCACLGLLKEGQAERLREAGVDAYNHNINTAESHHDQIVQTHTYADRVDTVGKAQSAGLSACSGLIAGLGESDEQLVEALFALRDLGSESIPVNFLMPFDGTPFENTWHLTPAKCVRILAMARFVCPDREIRIAGGREMHLRSLQGLALQVANSLFLGDYLTSEGQAAEADLELIRDHGFVVLGSPEDVSDVARRDPAKRRRGAGTALAPNA; encoded by the coding sequence ATGACCGCGTCGTCCTTCGACCAGCTGGCCACCTCGATCCTGGACGGGAAGCCGGCCACCGAGGACGACGCGCTGGCGGTCCTGCGGGCCCACGACGACGAGCTGATGGACGTCGTGGCCGCGGCGTCCCGGCTGCGCCGCGAGCACTTCGGCAACACCGTCAAGGTCAACTACCTGGTCAACCTCAAGTCGGGGCTGTGCCCGGAGAACTGCAACTACTGCAGCCAGGCGCTCGGCTCCACGGCCGACATCCTCAAGTACAAGTGGCTGTCCACCGAGGAGGCCCTCGAGCAGGCCGCGGCCGGGCTCAAGGGCGGCGCGACGCGGGTCTGCATGGTCTCCAGCGGCCGCGGGCCGACGCACAAGGACGTCGAGCGGGTCGCCGACATGGTCGGGACGATCAAGGCCGAGCACCCCGAGGTCGAGGTGTGCGCGTGCCTCGGGCTGCTCAAGGAGGGCCAGGCCGAGCGGCTGCGCGAGGCCGGCGTCGACGCCTACAACCACAACATCAACACCGCCGAGTCCCACCACGACCAGATCGTGCAGACCCACACCTACGCCGACCGGGTGGACACCGTCGGCAAGGCGCAGTCGGCCGGGCTGTCGGCGTGCAGCGGGCTGATCGCCGGGCTCGGCGAGAGCGACGAGCAGCTGGTCGAGGCGCTGTTCGCGCTGCGCGACCTCGGCTCGGAGTCGATCCCGGTCAACTTCCTCATGCCCTTCGACGGCACCCCGTTCGAGAACACCTGGCACCTCACGCCCGCGAAGTGCGTGAGGATCCTGGCCATGGCCCGGTTCGTCTGCCCGGACCGCGAGATCCGGATCGCCGGCGGCCGCGAGATGCACCTGCGCTCGCTGCAGGGCCTGGCGCTGCAGGTCGCGAACTCGCTGTTCCTCGGCGACTACCTCACCTCCGAGGGTCAGGCCGCCGAGGCCGACCTCGAGCTGATCCGCGACCACGGCTTCGTGGTCCTCGGCTCGCCCGAGGACGTCTCCGACGTGGCCCGGCGCGACCCGGCCAAGCGGCGCCGCGGGGCGGGCACGGCGCTCGCGCCCAATGCCTGA